The following are encoded in a window of Lagenorhynchus albirostris chromosome 3, mLagAlb1.1, whole genome shotgun sequence genomic DNA:
- the LOC132518387 gene encoding LOW QUALITY PROTEIN: neuropeptide Y receptor type 6-like (The sequence of the model RefSeq protein was modified relative to this genomic sequence to represent the inferred CDS: inserted 1 base in 1 codon; deleted 1 base in 1 codon; substituted 1 base at 1 genomic stop codon) has translation MEFFLNHPASNKTSIKSNNSALFYFESCRPTSLGLLLLLIVYTVILIMDFSGNLSLIIIIFKKQREAQNVTNILYAYLFLSDILVRVMYIPFTIIYTLMDHXIFGDIMCKRTFYVHSVSISVSIFSLVLTAVERYQLIVNPRGWKHSVAHAYWGITLIWLFSLPLSIPFCLSYHLTHEPFQNLSLPTDLYTQQVACVENWPSKMNWLLFTTSLFMLQYCVPLSXTLICYLKIVICLGRRNGKVDKKRESESWVRENKRINAMLISTIVTFGVCWLPLNIFKVIFDWYHEVLRSCHHELVFVFCHLIAMVSTCIHPLFYGFLNKNFQKDLVLLIHHCWCFAPRERYQNTAISSMHTDESKGSLRLAHTSRSI, from the exons ATGGAATTTTTCCTAAACCATCCAGCATCTAATAAAACCAGTATAAAGAGCAACAACTCTGCACTTTTCTACTTTGAGTCCTGTAGA CCCACTTCCCTAGGCTTGCTCCTATTACTCATAGTCTATACTGTGATCTTAATCATGGACTTTTCTGGAAACCTCTCTCTCATTATTATCATCTTTAAGAAGCAGAGAGAAGCTCAGAATGTCACCAACATACTGTACGCCTATCTCTTCCTCTCTGACATCTTGGTACGTGTCATGTACATCCCTTTTACTATCATCTACACTCTGATGGATCACTGAATATTTGGGGATATCATGTGCAAACGCACCTTCTATGTGCATAGTGTCTCCATCTCTGTGTCCATATTCTCACTTGTGTTAACTGCTGTTGAAAGATATCAGCTGATTGTGAACCCTCGGGGCTGGAAACACAGTGTAGCTCACGCCTACtggggtatcacattgatttggcTATTTTCCCTTCCGTTGTCTATTCCCTTCTGCCTGTCCTACCACCTCACCCATGAGCCCTTCCAAAACCTCTCTCTTCCCACTGACCTCTACACCCAGCAGGTGGCCTGTGTAGAGAACTGGCCGTCCAAAATGAACTGGCTCCTCTTTACCACCTCCCTGTTTATGCTGCAATATTGTGTCCCTCTGA TCACCCTCATCTGCTACCTGAAGATTGTTATCTGCCTTGGCAGGAGAAATGGGAAAGTAGACAAGAAGAGGGAAAGTGAGAGCTGGGTCAGGGAGAACAAGAGGATCAACGCGATGTTGATTTCTACTATCGTAACCTTTGGGGTCTGCTGGCTTCCCTTGAACATCTTCAAGGTCATCTTTGACTGGTATCATGAGGTCCTGAGGAGCTGCCACCATGAACTGGTATTTGTATTTTGCCACTTGATTGCTATGGTTTCTACATGCATACATCCTCTGTTTTATGGCTTTCTCAACAAAAATTTCCAGAAGGACCTGGTATTGCTTATTCACCACTGCTGGTGCTTTGCACCTCGGGAAAGATACCAAAATACTGCCATCTCAAGTATGCACACAGATGAATCCAAGGGATCATTAAGATTAGCTCATACATCAAGAAGTatataa